A region from the Pelobates fuscus isolate aPelFus1 chromosome 3, aPelFus1.pri, whole genome shotgun sequence genome encodes:
- the CHMP7 gene encoding charged multivesicular body protein 7, with amino-acid sequence MAPVETYPPDWEDDERMSFLFSAFKQSRDVNSADWDSKMSFWVSMILRYTQSQGLLSVTLRQLQTEFTRKGSIPLGLPTVIQEMVRQGTLQRESDFVSGVTSGWLAWSMRQLVIRPLRWTAGTVLGIQISPDEALVIPEVVKKWSELLLKRYPSSSLNSLPVLREEDVQSLWAEICPNPSSLNLVLLQLQRDKKICVLENGEEKLMKFVQEGMGQVTPIGDTDVGIYELRKCEKLLSERLQSACEESDKLKMEALSCKRLGNKHQAIRCLRRRKLAERRVTELHNKLDTVQGILERISAAETDRKVIAAYDVGVSALRLAMKDVNLEKAESLVDQIQEFCDLQDDVNQTLSGASVNDIDIDSDDLERELDDILKNVSDQIDLPDVPTTPIISLPQHPSMFESDRDGSQQDDRSHLRYAPQPVLQ; translated from the exons ATGGCACCTGTGGAAACATATCCACCTGATTGGGAAGATGATGAGCGgatgtccttccttttttcagcTTTTAAACAATCAAGAGATGTTAATAGCGCCGACTGGGACAGCAAGATGTCCTTCTGGGTGTCCATGATTCTCCGATATACCCAGTCACAAGGATTGCTCAGTGTTACGCTGCGCCAATTGCAAACTGAATTTACACGCAAAGGGAGCATCCCTCTTGGACTTCCTACCGTCATTCAGGAGATGGTCAG ACAAGGAACTCTGCAGAGGGAGTCAGATTTTGTGTCTGGTGTCACAAGTGGATGGTTGGCGTGGAGCATGCGACAGCTGGTCATTCGTCCTCTCCGCTGGACTGCTGGAACTGTCCTCGGTATTCAGATTTCCCCTGATGAGGCACTTGTGATTCCTGAAGTTGTAAAG AAATGGTCAGAGTTGCTGCTGAAAAGGTATCCGTCATCTTCCCTAAACTCTCTTCCTGTGTTGCGTGAGGAGGATGTGCAATCACTTTGGGCAGAGATTTGTCCAAATCCCTCTTCATTGAATCTGGTTTTGCTGCAGCTTCAGAGAGACAAAAAGATATGTGTGCTGGAGAATGGTGAGGAGAAG CTGATGAAATTTGTACAGGAGGGCATGGGTCAAGTAACTCCCATTGGAGACACAGATGTGGGCATCTATGAGCTACGTAAATGTGAGAAGCTTCTCTCTGAGAGATTACAGAGTGCATGTGAGGAGTCAGACAA GCTAAAGATGGAGGCATTAAGCTGCAAACGGTTAGGAAATAAGCATCAG gccataCGCTGTTTACGACGCAGGAAATTAGCAGAGCGGCGAGTAACAGAACTGCATAACAAGCTGGATACAGTGCAGGGCATTCTGGAGAGAATATCGGCAGCTGAAACGGATCGCAAG GTCATTGCAGCATATGACGTTGGAGTCTCTGCCCTTCGACTGGCTATGAAGGATGTCAATCTGGAGAAAGCTGAAAGCTTAGTGGATCAGATTCAAGAG TTCTGTGATCTTCAAGATGATGTCAATCAGACTCTGTCAGGAGCATCAGTTAATGATATTG ATATAGATTCTGACGATCTAGAGAGAGAGTTGGATGATATTCTCAAGAACGTATCTGATCAGATCGACCTTCCAGATGTCCCCACTACTCCAATCATCTCCTTGCCACAGCATCCTAGTATGTTTGAGAGTGACAG AGACGGTTCTCAGCAAGATGACCGCTCACACTTGCGTTATGCACCACAGCCAGTACTGCAGTGA